In Lepisosteus oculatus isolate fLepOcu1 chromosome 28, fLepOcu1.hap2, whole genome shotgun sequence, the following proteins share a genomic window:
- the gngt2b gene encoding guanine nucleotide-binding protein G(I)/G(S)/G(O) subunit gamma-T2, with protein MARDMSDKDIIKMELEQLQKEVKTERMVVSKTAKELVEWMESQAAEDPLLKGVPEDKNPFKEKGGCMIT; from the exons ATGGCTCGTGACATGTCAGACAAAGATATCATCAAGATGGAGCTGGAGCAGCTCCAGAAGGAGGTGAAAACTGAGAGGATGGTG GTTTCCAAAACAGCAAAGGAACTGGTGGAGTGGATGGAGTCGCAAGCTGCCGAAGACCCCCTCCTCAAGGGCGTCCCAGAGGACAAGAACCCATTCAAGGAGAAGGGGGGCTGTATGATCACCTAG
- the LOC102691561 gene encoding beta-1,4 N-acetylgalactosaminyltransferase 2 has translation MKTKDCGVFVVVVLCIGCFSYFLYPTKLLRTPIQITSHEPNTSIQASPQKSSQCSCLAAPTKFNLEDFVDKPELSEVKRRREAEYKQHLAREQSVLKQLILAQPNSPLMYPIQGVRVLPLQETSIPGLSVYAPKKTQYQVSLSVTKGVLATTKPGRDDHIEGQNEMVLTISTSNLERLNHLLRNVTYTSTLYRIKDGDLVSFTFEKHSATFPIVIEQPLIPHLYDPGQGISSQVTIVTKTFLRYPQLDVLIKSIRTFYKDMTILVADDSINPKKINGSNIEQYIMPPAKGWFAGRNLVVSQVSTKYLLWVDDDFLFTGNTEIEKLVEVMEAMPELDVVGGSVTGNTFTFQLVYGEGEDGHCVSRRMGHYQPIPSFPDCVLTSGVVNFFLARTDSVRKVGFDPRLQRVAHTEFFVDGLGSLLVASCSKITIDHQPRTQEKLSEEEKAAQELYRTFRTPKQEEVKMKLGLHFFKNRMKCFSSN, from the exons ATGAAGACAAAAGACTGTGGcgtgtttgttgttgttgttctgtgcATAGGATGTTTCTCCTACTTCCTGTACCCTACAAAATTACTGCGCACACCCATACAAATTACCTCTCATGAGCCAAATACTTCCATTCAGGCATCTCCCCAAAAAAG CTCGCAGTGCAGTTGCCTAGCAGCGCCAACCAAGTTCAACCTGGAAGACTTTGTGGATAAACCTGAGCTGAGCGAAGTCAAACGGAGGAGAGAAGCAGAGTACAAACAGCACCTGGCCAG GGAACAGTCGGTCCTAAAGCAACTGATTTTGGCCCAGCCAAATTCTCCCCTGATGTATCCCATTCAAGGAGTCCGTGTGCTTCCGCTCCAAGAAACCTCTATTCCAG GGTTAAGTGTATATGCACCTAAAAAAACGCAGTATCAG GTCTCTCTGAGCGTAACCAAAGGCGTCCTTGCCACCACGAAGCCAGGAAGGGACGATCATATTGAGGGACAGAATGAGATGGTCTTGACTATTTCCACCTCTAACCTGGAGCGTCTGAACCACCTGCTGAGAAATGTCACCTACACCAGCACTCTGTACAGGATCAAGGATGGAGATctgg TCTCTTTCACCTTTGAGAAGCATTCCGCCACCTTCCCCATTGTGATTGAACAGCCTCTGATCCCTCACCTGTACGATCCAGGGCAAG GCATCAGCTCTCAGGTGACAATTGTCACCAAAACGTTTCTGAGATACCCCCAGCTGGACGTCCTCATTAAGAGCATCCGGACCTTTTACAAGGATATGACAATCCTCGTTGCAGACGACAGCATCAACCCAAAGAAAATCAATGGCTCGAACATTGAGCAGTACATCATGCCTCCAGCCAAG GGCTGGTTTGCAGGGAGAAACCTGGTGGTGTCCCAAGTCAGCACCAAATACCTGCTGTGGGTGGATGACGATTTCCTGTTCACGGGCAACACCGAAATCGAGAAGCTGGTGGAAGTGATGGAGGCCATGCCAGAGCTGGACGTG GTGGGAGGCTCGGTGACTGGCAATACCTTCACGTTCCAGCTGGTGTATGGGGAAGGGGAGGATGGACATTGTGTGAGCAGGAGGATGGGTCACTATCAGCCTATTCCCAGTTTCCCGGACTGCGTTCTCACTAGTGGCGTGGTCAACTTCTTCCTGGCCCGGACTGACTCAGTACGCAAGGTGGGGTTTGATCCACGACTCCAGAGGGTCGCCCACACAG AGTTCTTCGTGGACGGCCTGGGCAGCCTGCTGGTGGCCTCGTGCAGCAAGATCACCATTGACCATCAGCCCAGGACGCAAGAAAAGTTGTCCGAAGAGGAGAAGGCGGCACAGGAACTGTACAGGACATTTCGGACTCCGAAGCAGGAGGAAGTAAAAATGAAGCTGGGCCTCCACTTCTTTAAGAACAGGATGAAGTGTTTCTCCAGTAACTGA